The following coding sequences are from one Ooceraea biroi isolate clonal line C1 chromosome 5, Obir_v5.4, whole genome shotgun sequence window:
- the LOC105281043 gene encoding uncharacterized protein LOC105281043 isoform X2 yields MTCNTFLAKMEKPNSKETINLLDLLSESNSDSADLILTPQKKKKVKRRHRSRILSRTRRSSSCGCNKSDMRVISLWLAAVLITFWLIALSWLAAILYGEIKKMDISIKSVIAGSEGVPDALQKCHSLSRDLQNNQTIIFSRLSDLKQQISNFTVQLAHIQQDLHKVQEYFQAAPKMANLPKRLDELSTSVATFGSQIRDLGATVDTLKETNMRVQDAQTVMQQNISSIKHTMLELSNITQKPPLLSTDETQLKTDKLNSTILHLMNNLTHINETLSSKLQWVADDQDKDRKKLVLLQEATAAINTTVMSLQGECVKMSDQTSVLASVQQLNEKVNEIRATDVELIGKLKQLEQSYNGLKNSTSIMFATVSEMQNQQSQINKIKLPESSNGDTTTEMDHGATDVNDIVQKKVRSDSRMWRKRFAVNEE; encoded by the exons ATGACATGCAACACCTTTCTGGCGAAGATGGAGAAACCGAATTCGAAGGAGACCATCAATTTGCTCGATCTGCTCTCAGAGAGCAATTCTGACAGTGCAGATCTGATTCTGACACcacagaaaaagaagaaagtcaAACG ACGGCACAGATCAAGGATCTTATCCAGGACCAGACGCAGCAGTTCCTGTGGATGCAACAAGTCTGATATGCGGGTTATATCTTTGTGGCTAGCAGCggtattaattacattttggCTAATCGCTTTATCTTGGCTAGCAGCTATACTATACGGCGAGATTAAGAAAATGGACATATCCATAAAGTCAG TGATAGCGGGTAGCGAAGGTGTCCCAGATGCTCTACAGAAATGCCACTCGTTGTCACGAGATCTGCAGAATAACCAAACCATTATTTTCTCAAGATTATCTGATCTCAAACAGCAAATAAGTAATTTTACAGTACAG CTGGCACACATTCAACAGGATTTGCATAAAGTACAGGAATACTTCCAAGCCGCGCCCAAGATGGCCAATTTACCGAAACGCTTAGATGAACTGTCAACTAGCGTCGCGACATTTGGCAGTCAAATAAGAGACCTAGGAGCCACTGTAGATACTCTAAAGGAAACGAATATGAGGGTTCAAGATGCGCAGACCGTTATGCAACAAAATATCAGCAGTATTAAG CATACTATGTTAGAATTATCGAACATTACTCAGAAGCCTCCGCTTCTGAGCACTGATGAAACACAACTCAAGACTGACAAACTAAATTCCACGATATTGCacttaatgaacaatttgACGCATATTAACGAGACTCTGTCCAGCAAGTTGCAATGGGTTGCCGATGATCAAGACAAGGATCGC AAAAAGTTAGTTTTGCTTCAAGAAGCAACAGCAGCCATTAATACGACAGTGATGTCCTTACAAGGGGAATGCGTTAAGATGTCTGACCAAACTTCTGTTCTAGCATCGGTTCAGCAATTAAACGAAAAG GTGAATGAGATACGTGCAACGGACGTAGAACTAATTGGCAAGTTGAAGCAATTGGAACAATCGTACAACGGATTGAAAAATTCCACTAGTATAATGTTTGCGACTGTGTCCGAGATGCAGAATCAGCAGAGTCAGATCAACAAAATCAAGCTACCTGAATCCTCAAACGGCGATACGACGACAGAAATGGATCACGGTGCGACAG ATGTAAATGATATCGTTCAGAAAAAGGTTCGAAGTGACTCCCGAATGTGGCGGAAGCGTTTCGCTGTGAACGAAGAATAA
- the LOC105281043 gene encoding uncharacterized protein LOC105281043 isoform X3, which produces MEKPNSKETINLLDLLSESNSDSADLILTPQKKKKVKRRHRSRILSRTRRSSSCGCNKSDMRVISLWLAAVLITFWLIALSWLAAILYGEIKKMDISIKSVIAGSEGVPDALQKCHSLSRDLQNNQTIIFSRLSDLKQQISNFTVQLAHIQQDLHKVQEYFQAAPKMANLPKRLDELSTSVATFGSQIRDLGATVDTLKETNMRVQDAQTVMQQNISSIKHTMLELSNITQKPPLLSTDETQLKTDKLNSTILHLMNNLTHINETLSSKLQWVADDQDKDRKKLVLLQEATAAINTTVMSLQGECVKMSDQTSVLASVQQLNEKVNEIRATDVELIGKLKQLEQSYNGLKNSTSIMFATVSEMQNQQSQINKIKLPESSNGDTTTEMDHGATDVNDIVQKKVRSDSRMWRKRFAVNEE; this is translated from the exons ATGGAGAAACCGAATTCGAAGGAGACCATCAATTTGCTCGATCTGCTCTCAGAGAGCAATTCTGACAGTGCAGATCTGATTCTGACACcacagaaaaagaagaaagtcaAACG ACGGCACAGATCAAGGATCTTATCCAGGACCAGACGCAGCAGTTCCTGTGGATGCAACAAGTCTGATATGCGGGTTATATCTTTGTGGCTAGCAGCggtattaattacattttggCTAATCGCTTTATCTTGGCTAGCAGCTATACTATACGGCGAGATTAAGAAAATGGACATATCCATAAAGTCAG TGATAGCGGGTAGCGAAGGTGTCCCAGATGCTCTACAGAAATGCCACTCGTTGTCACGAGATCTGCAGAATAACCAAACCATTATTTTCTCAAGATTATCTGATCTCAAACAGCAAATAAGTAATTTTACAGTACAG CTGGCACACATTCAACAGGATTTGCATAAAGTACAGGAATACTTCCAAGCCGCGCCCAAGATGGCCAATTTACCGAAACGCTTAGATGAACTGTCAACTAGCGTCGCGACATTTGGCAGTCAAATAAGAGACCTAGGAGCCACTGTAGATACTCTAAAGGAAACGAATATGAGGGTTCAAGATGCGCAGACCGTTATGCAACAAAATATCAGCAGTATTAAG CATACTATGTTAGAATTATCGAACATTACTCAGAAGCCTCCGCTTCTGAGCACTGATGAAACACAACTCAAGACTGACAAACTAAATTCCACGATATTGCacttaatgaacaatttgACGCATATTAACGAGACTCTGTCCAGCAAGTTGCAATGGGTTGCCGATGATCAAGACAAGGATCGC AAAAAGTTAGTTTTGCTTCAAGAAGCAACAGCAGCCATTAATACGACAGTGATGTCCTTACAAGGGGAATGCGTTAAGATGTCTGACCAAACTTCTGTTCTAGCATCGGTTCAGCAATTAAACGAAAAG GTGAATGAGATACGTGCAACGGACGTAGAACTAATTGGCAAGTTGAAGCAATTGGAACAATCGTACAACGGATTGAAAAATTCCACTAGTATAATGTTTGCGACTGTGTCCGAGATGCAGAATCAGCAGAGTCAGATCAACAAAATCAAGCTACCTGAATCCTCAAACGGCGATACGACGACAGAAATGGATCACGGTGCGACAG ATGTAAATGATATCGTTCAGAAAAAGGTTCGAAGTGACTCCCGAATGTGGCGGAAGCGTTTCGCTGTGAACGAAGAATAA
- the LOC105281043 gene encoding uncharacterized protein LOC105281043 isoform X1, whose amino-acid sequence MDSVTVTVPLRQPTKKMKKRKELDALAPAHAISRRSSGKRSSQELLTDSSDDRSEYWNVSTRNSRKCRGRRDRACPGFLKACNAFLACASVLATASLIWLFIDVRQQLTALRTELDQVIAGSEGVPDALQKCHSLSRDLQNNQTIIFSRLSDLKQQISNFTVQLAHIQQDLHKVQEYFQAAPKMANLPKRLDELSTSVATFGSQIRDLGATVDTLKETNMRVQDAQTVMQQNISSIKHTMLELSNITQKPPLLSTDETQLKTDKLNSTILHLMNNLTHINETLSSKLQWVADDQDKDRKKLVLLQEATAAINTTVMSLQGECVKMSDQTSVLASVQQLNEKVNEIRATDVELIGKLKQLEQSYNGLKNSTSIMFATVSEMQNQQSQINKIKLPESSNGDTTTEMDHGATDVNDIVQKKVRSDSRMWRKRFAVNEE is encoded by the exons ATGGACTCGGTGACGGTGACAGTGCCGCTTCGTCAGCCGacgaagaaaatgaagaagcgGAAGGAGCTAGATGCCCTGGCACCGGCTCATGCTATCTCTCGTCGGAGCTCCGGAAAACGCAGTTCGCAG GAATTGTTAACAGACAGCAGTGACGATCGTTCGGAATATTGGAATGTTTCGACTAGAAACAGTCGTAAATGCAGGGGCAGAAGGGACCGCGCTTGTCCCGGCTTTCTCAAGGCTTGCAATGCTTTTTTGGCGTGTGCCTCCGTATTAGCTACAGCCAGTTTAATATGGCTATTTATCGACGTTCGTCAACAGCTTACTGCTCTACGAACCGAGTTAGACCAAG TGATAGCGGGTAGCGAAGGTGTCCCAGATGCTCTACAGAAATGCCACTCGTTGTCACGAGATCTGCAGAATAACCAAACCATTATTTTCTCAAGATTATCTGATCTCAAACAGCAAATAAGTAATTTTACAGTACAG CTGGCACACATTCAACAGGATTTGCATAAAGTACAGGAATACTTCCAAGCCGCGCCCAAGATGGCCAATTTACCGAAACGCTTAGATGAACTGTCAACTAGCGTCGCGACATTTGGCAGTCAAATAAGAGACCTAGGAGCCACTGTAGATACTCTAAAGGAAACGAATATGAGGGTTCAAGATGCGCAGACCGTTATGCAACAAAATATCAGCAGTATTAAG CATACTATGTTAGAATTATCGAACATTACTCAGAAGCCTCCGCTTCTGAGCACTGATGAAACACAACTCAAGACTGACAAACTAAATTCCACGATATTGCacttaatgaacaatttgACGCATATTAACGAGACTCTGTCCAGCAAGTTGCAATGGGTTGCCGATGATCAAGACAAGGATCGC AAAAAGTTAGTTTTGCTTCAAGAAGCAACAGCAGCCATTAATACGACAGTGATGTCCTTACAAGGGGAATGCGTTAAGATGTCTGACCAAACTTCTGTTCTAGCATCGGTTCAGCAATTAAACGAAAAG GTGAATGAGATACGTGCAACGGACGTAGAACTAATTGGCAAGTTGAAGCAATTGGAACAATCGTACAACGGATTGAAAAATTCCACTAGTATAATGTTTGCGACTGTGTCCGAGATGCAGAATCAGCAGAGTCAGATCAACAAAATCAAGCTACCTGAATCCTCAAACGGCGATACGACGACAGAAATGGATCACGGTGCGACAG ATGTAAATGATATCGTTCAGAAAAAGGTTCGAAGTGACTCCCGAATGTGGCGGAAGCGTTTCGCTGTGAACGAAGAATAA